From Amia ocellicauda isolate fAmiCal2 chromosome 12, fAmiCal2.hap1, whole genome shotgun sequence, a single genomic window includes:
- the ganabb gene encoding neutral alpha-glucosidase AB isoform X4, producing the protein MAAFTERMGCLFLAWLALCLALAQAVDRSNFKTCDQSAFCKRQRAVQPGQSPYRALLDTLQLTDSRLSLQLINDINKVHLLLELYGLQGNMTRIKINELKPLKPRYEVPDVLISDPPTRPLSMVSRDENGAVLALGPPGQRVIVSARPFRLDVMEGPQLLLSVNSRGLLVFEHLRERKDTDTSKDALAGEGAEGADVPAKEGAEKDGEQEKDKDDEQPGMWEETFKTHTDSKPNGPTSISLDFSFPGVENVYGIPEHADNLKLKTTDGGDPYRLYNLDVFQYELYNPMALYGAVPVMLAHSPQRTMGIFWLNAAETWVDISSNTAGKTVFGQMLDYVQGASETPQTDVRWISESGIIDVFLLLGPRPADVFTQYASLTGTQALPPLFSLAYHQCRWNYNDQDDVRAVDAGFDEHDIPYDVIWLDIEHADGKRYFTWDPNKFPTPRDMLQGLEDKRRKMVAIVDPHIKVDTNYKIHNEIRSKNFYVKTKDGNDYEGWCWPGSAGYPDFTKPEMRAWWASMFSYDQYEGSMANLYTWNDMNEPSVFNGPEVTMHKDALHGPWEHRDLHNLYGLYVQMATTEGLVQRSGGVERPFVLTRAFFAGSQRFGAVWTGDNAAEWDHLKISLPMCLSLGLVGISFCGADVGGFFKSPSTELLVRWYQAGAYQPFIRAHAHLDTPRREPWLFGSENTALIREALRQRYALLPYWYTLFYSTHLSGHPVMRPLWVEYPDDATTFSMDDQYLLGRDMLVHPVTEEGSRSVTAYLPGKGEVWYDVHTFQKHKGAQNLYIPVTMSSIPVFQRGGSIIPRKDRVRRSSSCMTNDPYTLYVALSPQNTAEGELFVDDGHTFKYQTDSQYIHRKFIFANQSLTSQNADPKGQFSTPAWLERVVILGAQKPSAVTLHAADGSQSPLEFDFDAHTAVLTLRKPAVNVGADWTIVLR; encoded by the exons ATGGCGGCTTTCACGGAGAG gaTGGGGTGTCTCTTCCTGGCGTGGCTTGCCCTCTGTCTGGCCCTGGCCCAGGCTGTGGATCGGAGCAACTTCAAGACCTGTGACCAGAGCGCCTTCTGCAA GCGTCAGAGGGCGGTGCAGCCAGGCCAGTCCCCTTACAGAGCCCTGCTGGACACTCTGCAGCTGACTGACAGCCGCCTCTCCCTGCAGCTCATCAATGACATCAACAAG GTGCACCTGCTGCTGGAGCTCTACGGGCTACAGGGGAATATGACCCGCATCAAGATCAACGAGCTCAAGCCCCTGAAGCCAAGATATGAGGTGCCGGACGTCCTGATCAGCGATCCACCCACCCGCCC GCTGTCCATGGTGTCCCGGGACGAGAATGGTGCGGTCCTGGCCCTGGGCCCGCCGGGGCAGCGGGTGATTGTCAGCGCCCGGCCCTTCCGGCTGGATGTCATGGAGGGGCCGCAGCTCCTTCTCAGCGTCAACTCCCGCGGCCTGCTGGTCTTCGAGCACCTGCGCGAGCGCAAGGACAC CGACACTTCCAAGGACGCTCTGGCAGGTGAAGGGGCAGAGGGAGCTGACGTGCCCGCCAAGGAAGGAGCAGAGAag GATGGAGAGCAAGAAAAAGATAAGGATGATGAGCAGCCGGGCATGTGGGAGGAGACATTCAAGACTCACACTGACAGCAAACCCAATG GCCCCACTTCAATCAGCCTGGACTTCTCCTTTCCTGGCGTGGAGAATGTGTACGGCATCCCCGAGCACGCCGACAACCTCAAACTGAAGACCACAGA TGGAGGAGACCCGTACCGGCTGTACAATCTGGATGTGTTCCAGTACGAGCTCTACAACCCCATGGCTCTGTACGGCGCCGTGCCCGTCATGCTGGCCCACAGTCCACAGAGGACCATGGGCATCTTCTGGCTCAACGCGGCCGAGACCTGGGTGGACATCAGCTCCAACACAGCGGGCAAG ACAGTGTTTGGGCAGATGCTGGACTATGTTCAGGGTGCCAGTGAGACACCACAGACAGACGTGCGCTGGATCTCGGAGAGTGGCATCATTGACGTGTTCTTGCTGCTGGGCCCACGGCCCGCCGATGTCTTCACACAGTACGCCTCGCTCACAG GCACCCAGGCGCTGCCCCCCCTGTTCTCACTGGCCTATCACCAGTGCCGATGGAACTACAATGACCAGGACGACGTGCGGGCGGTGGACGCCGGCTTTGATGAGCACGACATCCCCTACGACGTTATCTGGCTGGACATAGAGCATGCAGATGGCAAGCGCTACTTCACCTGGGACCCCAACAAGTTCCCCACCCCCCGTGACATGCTGCAGGGCCTGGAGGACAAGAGGCGCAAG ATGGTGGCCATTGTTGACCCCCACATCAAGGTGGACACTAACTACAAGATCCACAACGAGATCCGCTCCAAAAACTTCTACGTCAAGACCAAGGACGGCAATGACTACGAGGGATGGTGCTGGCCAG GAAGCGCTGGCTATCCGGACTTTACCAAACCCGAGATGCGAGCCTGGTGGGCCAGTATGTTCTCCTACGACCAGTACGAG GGCTCCATGGCCAACCTGTACACCTGGAATGACATGAATGAGCCCTCGGTATTCAACGGGCCCGAGGTGACCATGCACAAGGACGCGCTGCACGGCCCATGGGAGCACCGCGACCTGCACAACCTCTACGGCCTCTATGTG CAAATGGCCACCACGGAGGGGCTGGTGCAGCGGTCGGGGGGCGTGGAGAGGCCCTTCGTCCTGACGCGTGCCTTCTTCGCCGGGTCCCAGCGCTTCG GTGCGGTGTGGACTGGGGACAACGCAGCGGAGTGGGACCACCTGAAGATCTCCCTGCCCATGTGTCTGAGTCTGGGCCTGGTGGGCATCTCCTTCTGTGGGG CGGATGTGGGCGGCTTCTTCAAGTCTCCCAGCACGGAGCTACTGGTGCGCTGGTACCAGGCAGGGGCGTACCAGCCCTTCATCCGGGCACACGCCCACCTGGACACACCCCGCCGCGAGCCCTGGCTGTTCGGGTCAGAGAACACGGCTCTGATCCGGGAAGCCCTGCGCCAGCGCTATGCCCTGCTGCCCTACTGGTACACCCTGTTCTACAGCACCCACCTCTCCGGACATCCCGTCATGAG GCCCCTGTGGGTGGAGTATCCTGATGATGCCACAACGTTTTCCATGGATGACCAGTACCTTCTAG GCAGGGACATGCTGGTGCACCCCGTCACCGAGGAAGGGTCCAGGAGTGTGACCGCCTACCTGCCAGGGAAGGGAGAG GTCTGGTATGACGTCCACACATTCCAGAAACACAAGGGAGCCCAGAACCTCTATATCCCGGTCACCATGAGCTCG ATCCCTGTGTTCCAGAGAGGCGGCTCCATCATCCCCAGGAAAGACCGTGTGCGCAGGTCGTCCTCCTGCATGACCAACGACCCCTACACCCTGTACGTCGCACTCAGCCCGCAG AACACGGCCGAAGGAGAGCTCTTTGTGGACGACGGACACACTTTCAAGTACCAGACGGACAGCCAGTACATCCACAGAAAGTTCATCTTCGCCAACCAGTCCCTGACCTCTCA GAATGCTGATCCAAAAGGGCAGTTCTCCACCCCAGCTTGGCTGGAGAGGGTGGTGATCCTGGGCGCTCAGAAACCCAGTGCCGTCACGCTGCACGCGGCAG ATGGCAGCCAGTCCCCCCTGGAGTTTGACTTCGACGCCCACACGGCCGTGCTCACGCTCCGCAAGCCGGCGGTGAACGTGGGGGCGGACTGGACCATAGTCCTGCGGTAA
- the ganabb gene encoding neutral alpha-glucosidase AB isoform X1 produces the protein MAAFTERMGCLFLAWLALCLALAQAVDRSNFKTCDQSAFCKRQRAVQPGQSPYRALLDTLQLTDSRLSLQLINDINKVHLLLELYGLQGNMTRIKINELKPLKPRYEVPDVLISDPPTRPLSMVSRDENGAVLALGPPGQRVIVSARPFRLDVMEGPQLLLSVNSRGLLVFEHLRERKDTLSHKISSTVGSMWDKMKSIFSSDTSKDALAGEGAEGADVPAKEGAEKDGEQEKDKDDEQPGMWEETFKTHTDSKPNGPTSISLDFSFPGVENVYGIPEHADNLKLKTTDGGDPYRLYNLDVFQYELYNPMALYGAVPVMLAHSPQRTMGIFWLNAAETWVDISSNTAGKTVFGQMLDYVQGASETPQTDVRWISESGIIDVFLLLGPRPADVFTQYASLTGTQALPPLFSLAYHQCRWNYNDQDDVRAVDAGFDEHDIPYDVIWLDIEHADGKRYFTWDPNKFPTPRDMLQGLEDKRRKMVAIVDPHIKVDTNYKIHNEIRSKNFYVKTKDGNDYEGWCWPGSAGYPDFTKPEMRAWWASMFSYDQYEGSMANLYTWNDMNEPSVFNGPEVTMHKDALHGPWEHRDLHNLYGLYVQMATTEGLVQRSGGVERPFVLTRAFFAGSQRFGAVWTGDNAAEWDHLKISLPMCLSLGLVGISFCGADVGGFFKSPSTELLVRWYQAGAYQPFIRAHAHLDTPRREPWLFGSENTALIREALRQRYALLPYWYTLFYSTHLSGHPVMRPLWVEYPDDATTFSMDDQYLLGRDMLVHPVTEEGSRSVTAYLPGKGEVWYDVHTFQKHKGAQNLYIPVTMSSIPVFQRGGSIIPRKDRVRRSSSCMTNDPYTLYVALSPQNTAEGELFVDDGHTFKYQTDSQYIHRKFIFANQSLTSQNADPKGQFSTPAWLERVVILGAQKPSAVTLHAADGSQSPLEFDFDAHTAVLTLRKPAVNVGADWTIVLR, from the exons ATGGCGGCTTTCACGGAGAG gaTGGGGTGTCTCTTCCTGGCGTGGCTTGCCCTCTGTCTGGCCCTGGCCCAGGCTGTGGATCGGAGCAACTTCAAGACCTGTGACCAGAGCGCCTTCTGCAA GCGTCAGAGGGCGGTGCAGCCAGGCCAGTCCCCTTACAGAGCCCTGCTGGACACTCTGCAGCTGACTGACAGCCGCCTCTCCCTGCAGCTCATCAATGACATCAACAAG GTGCACCTGCTGCTGGAGCTCTACGGGCTACAGGGGAATATGACCCGCATCAAGATCAACGAGCTCAAGCCCCTGAAGCCAAGATATGAGGTGCCGGACGTCCTGATCAGCGATCCACCCACCCGCCC GCTGTCCATGGTGTCCCGGGACGAGAATGGTGCGGTCCTGGCCCTGGGCCCGCCGGGGCAGCGGGTGATTGTCAGCGCCCGGCCCTTCCGGCTGGATGTCATGGAGGGGCCGCAGCTCCTTCTCAGCGTCAACTCCCGCGGCCTGCTGGTCTTCGAGCACCTGCGCGAGCGCAAGGACAC TCTCTCTCATAAAATTAGTAGCACGGTTGGTAGCATGTGGGATAAGATGAAGAGCATTTTCTCTAG CGACACTTCCAAGGACGCTCTGGCAGGTGAAGGGGCAGAGGGAGCTGACGTGCCCGCCAAGGAAGGAGCAGAGAag GATGGAGAGCAAGAAAAAGATAAGGATGATGAGCAGCCGGGCATGTGGGAGGAGACATTCAAGACTCACACTGACAGCAAACCCAATG GCCCCACTTCAATCAGCCTGGACTTCTCCTTTCCTGGCGTGGAGAATGTGTACGGCATCCCCGAGCACGCCGACAACCTCAAACTGAAGACCACAGA TGGAGGAGACCCGTACCGGCTGTACAATCTGGATGTGTTCCAGTACGAGCTCTACAACCCCATGGCTCTGTACGGCGCCGTGCCCGTCATGCTGGCCCACAGTCCACAGAGGACCATGGGCATCTTCTGGCTCAACGCGGCCGAGACCTGGGTGGACATCAGCTCCAACACAGCGGGCAAG ACAGTGTTTGGGCAGATGCTGGACTATGTTCAGGGTGCCAGTGAGACACCACAGACAGACGTGCGCTGGATCTCGGAGAGTGGCATCATTGACGTGTTCTTGCTGCTGGGCCCACGGCCCGCCGATGTCTTCACACAGTACGCCTCGCTCACAG GCACCCAGGCGCTGCCCCCCCTGTTCTCACTGGCCTATCACCAGTGCCGATGGAACTACAATGACCAGGACGACGTGCGGGCGGTGGACGCCGGCTTTGATGAGCACGACATCCCCTACGACGTTATCTGGCTGGACATAGAGCATGCAGATGGCAAGCGCTACTTCACCTGGGACCCCAACAAGTTCCCCACCCCCCGTGACATGCTGCAGGGCCTGGAGGACAAGAGGCGCAAG ATGGTGGCCATTGTTGACCCCCACATCAAGGTGGACACTAACTACAAGATCCACAACGAGATCCGCTCCAAAAACTTCTACGTCAAGACCAAGGACGGCAATGACTACGAGGGATGGTGCTGGCCAG GAAGCGCTGGCTATCCGGACTTTACCAAACCCGAGATGCGAGCCTGGTGGGCCAGTATGTTCTCCTACGACCAGTACGAG GGCTCCATGGCCAACCTGTACACCTGGAATGACATGAATGAGCCCTCGGTATTCAACGGGCCCGAGGTGACCATGCACAAGGACGCGCTGCACGGCCCATGGGAGCACCGCGACCTGCACAACCTCTACGGCCTCTATGTG CAAATGGCCACCACGGAGGGGCTGGTGCAGCGGTCGGGGGGCGTGGAGAGGCCCTTCGTCCTGACGCGTGCCTTCTTCGCCGGGTCCCAGCGCTTCG GTGCGGTGTGGACTGGGGACAACGCAGCGGAGTGGGACCACCTGAAGATCTCCCTGCCCATGTGTCTGAGTCTGGGCCTGGTGGGCATCTCCTTCTGTGGGG CGGATGTGGGCGGCTTCTTCAAGTCTCCCAGCACGGAGCTACTGGTGCGCTGGTACCAGGCAGGGGCGTACCAGCCCTTCATCCGGGCACACGCCCACCTGGACACACCCCGCCGCGAGCCCTGGCTGTTCGGGTCAGAGAACACGGCTCTGATCCGGGAAGCCCTGCGCCAGCGCTATGCCCTGCTGCCCTACTGGTACACCCTGTTCTACAGCACCCACCTCTCCGGACATCCCGTCATGAG GCCCCTGTGGGTGGAGTATCCTGATGATGCCACAACGTTTTCCATGGATGACCAGTACCTTCTAG GCAGGGACATGCTGGTGCACCCCGTCACCGAGGAAGGGTCCAGGAGTGTGACCGCCTACCTGCCAGGGAAGGGAGAG GTCTGGTATGACGTCCACACATTCCAGAAACACAAGGGAGCCCAGAACCTCTATATCCCGGTCACCATGAGCTCG ATCCCTGTGTTCCAGAGAGGCGGCTCCATCATCCCCAGGAAAGACCGTGTGCGCAGGTCGTCCTCCTGCATGACCAACGACCCCTACACCCTGTACGTCGCACTCAGCCCGCAG AACACGGCCGAAGGAGAGCTCTTTGTGGACGACGGACACACTTTCAAGTACCAGACGGACAGCCAGTACATCCACAGAAAGTTCATCTTCGCCAACCAGTCCCTGACCTCTCA GAATGCTGATCCAAAAGGGCAGTTCTCCACCCCAGCTTGGCTGGAGAGGGTGGTGATCCTGGGCGCTCAGAAACCCAGTGCCGTCACGCTGCACGCGGCAG ATGGCAGCCAGTCCCCCCTGGAGTTTGACTTCGACGCCCACACGGCCGTGCTCACGCTCCGCAAGCCGGCGGTGAACGTGGGGGCGGACTGGACCATAGTCCTGCGGTAA
- the ganabb gene encoding neutral alpha-glucosidase AB isoform X2 yields the protein MFAFQMGCLFLAWLALCLALAQAVDRSNFKTCDQSAFCKRQRAVQPGQSPYRALLDTLQLTDSRLSLQLINDINKVHLLLELYGLQGNMTRIKINELKPLKPRYEVPDVLISDPPTRPLSMVSRDENGAVLALGPPGQRVIVSARPFRLDVMEGPQLLLSVNSRGLLVFEHLRERKDTLSHKISSTVGSMWDKMKSIFSSDTSKDALAGEGAEGADVPAKEGAEKDGEQEKDKDDEQPGMWEETFKTHTDSKPNGPTSISLDFSFPGVENVYGIPEHADNLKLKTTDGGDPYRLYNLDVFQYELYNPMALYGAVPVMLAHSPQRTMGIFWLNAAETWVDISSNTAGKTVFGQMLDYVQGASETPQTDVRWISESGIIDVFLLLGPRPADVFTQYASLTGTQALPPLFSLAYHQCRWNYNDQDDVRAVDAGFDEHDIPYDVIWLDIEHADGKRYFTWDPNKFPTPRDMLQGLEDKRRKMVAIVDPHIKVDTNYKIHNEIRSKNFYVKTKDGNDYEGWCWPGSAGYPDFTKPEMRAWWASMFSYDQYEGSMANLYTWNDMNEPSVFNGPEVTMHKDALHGPWEHRDLHNLYGLYVQMATTEGLVQRSGGVERPFVLTRAFFAGSQRFGAVWTGDNAAEWDHLKISLPMCLSLGLVGISFCGADVGGFFKSPSTELLVRWYQAGAYQPFIRAHAHLDTPRREPWLFGSENTALIREALRQRYALLPYWYTLFYSTHLSGHPVMRPLWVEYPDDATTFSMDDQYLLGRDMLVHPVTEEGSRSVTAYLPGKGEVWYDVHTFQKHKGAQNLYIPVTMSSIPVFQRGGSIIPRKDRVRRSSSCMTNDPYTLYVALSPQNTAEGELFVDDGHTFKYQTDSQYIHRKFIFANQSLTSQNADPKGQFSTPAWLERVVILGAQKPSAVTLHAADGSQSPLEFDFDAHTAVLTLRKPAVNVGADWTIVLR from the exons ATGTTTGCTTTCCA gaTGGGGTGTCTCTTCCTGGCGTGGCTTGCCCTCTGTCTGGCCCTGGCCCAGGCTGTGGATCGGAGCAACTTCAAGACCTGTGACCAGAGCGCCTTCTGCAA GCGTCAGAGGGCGGTGCAGCCAGGCCAGTCCCCTTACAGAGCCCTGCTGGACACTCTGCAGCTGACTGACAGCCGCCTCTCCCTGCAGCTCATCAATGACATCAACAAG GTGCACCTGCTGCTGGAGCTCTACGGGCTACAGGGGAATATGACCCGCATCAAGATCAACGAGCTCAAGCCCCTGAAGCCAAGATATGAGGTGCCGGACGTCCTGATCAGCGATCCACCCACCCGCCC GCTGTCCATGGTGTCCCGGGACGAGAATGGTGCGGTCCTGGCCCTGGGCCCGCCGGGGCAGCGGGTGATTGTCAGCGCCCGGCCCTTCCGGCTGGATGTCATGGAGGGGCCGCAGCTCCTTCTCAGCGTCAACTCCCGCGGCCTGCTGGTCTTCGAGCACCTGCGCGAGCGCAAGGACAC TCTCTCTCATAAAATTAGTAGCACGGTTGGTAGCATGTGGGATAAGATGAAGAGCATTTTCTCTAG CGACACTTCCAAGGACGCTCTGGCAGGTGAAGGGGCAGAGGGAGCTGACGTGCCCGCCAAGGAAGGAGCAGAGAag GATGGAGAGCAAGAAAAAGATAAGGATGATGAGCAGCCGGGCATGTGGGAGGAGACATTCAAGACTCACACTGACAGCAAACCCAATG GCCCCACTTCAATCAGCCTGGACTTCTCCTTTCCTGGCGTGGAGAATGTGTACGGCATCCCCGAGCACGCCGACAACCTCAAACTGAAGACCACAGA TGGAGGAGACCCGTACCGGCTGTACAATCTGGATGTGTTCCAGTACGAGCTCTACAACCCCATGGCTCTGTACGGCGCCGTGCCCGTCATGCTGGCCCACAGTCCACAGAGGACCATGGGCATCTTCTGGCTCAACGCGGCCGAGACCTGGGTGGACATCAGCTCCAACACAGCGGGCAAG ACAGTGTTTGGGCAGATGCTGGACTATGTTCAGGGTGCCAGTGAGACACCACAGACAGACGTGCGCTGGATCTCGGAGAGTGGCATCATTGACGTGTTCTTGCTGCTGGGCCCACGGCCCGCCGATGTCTTCACACAGTACGCCTCGCTCACAG GCACCCAGGCGCTGCCCCCCCTGTTCTCACTGGCCTATCACCAGTGCCGATGGAACTACAATGACCAGGACGACGTGCGGGCGGTGGACGCCGGCTTTGATGAGCACGACATCCCCTACGACGTTATCTGGCTGGACATAGAGCATGCAGATGGCAAGCGCTACTTCACCTGGGACCCCAACAAGTTCCCCACCCCCCGTGACATGCTGCAGGGCCTGGAGGACAAGAGGCGCAAG ATGGTGGCCATTGTTGACCCCCACATCAAGGTGGACACTAACTACAAGATCCACAACGAGATCCGCTCCAAAAACTTCTACGTCAAGACCAAGGACGGCAATGACTACGAGGGATGGTGCTGGCCAG GAAGCGCTGGCTATCCGGACTTTACCAAACCCGAGATGCGAGCCTGGTGGGCCAGTATGTTCTCCTACGACCAGTACGAG GGCTCCATGGCCAACCTGTACACCTGGAATGACATGAATGAGCCCTCGGTATTCAACGGGCCCGAGGTGACCATGCACAAGGACGCGCTGCACGGCCCATGGGAGCACCGCGACCTGCACAACCTCTACGGCCTCTATGTG CAAATGGCCACCACGGAGGGGCTGGTGCAGCGGTCGGGGGGCGTGGAGAGGCCCTTCGTCCTGACGCGTGCCTTCTTCGCCGGGTCCCAGCGCTTCG GTGCGGTGTGGACTGGGGACAACGCAGCGGAGTGGGACCACCTGAAGATCTCCCTGCCCATGTGTCTGAGTCTGGGCCTGGTGGGCATCTCCTTCTGTGGGG CGGATGTGGGCGGCTTCTTCAAGTCTCCCAGCACGGAGCTACTGGTGCGCTGGTACCAGGCAGGGGCGTACCAGCCCTTCATCCGGGCACACGCCCACCTGGACACACCCCGCCGCGAGCCCTGGCTGTTCGGGTCAGAGAACACGGCTCTGATCCGGGAAGCCCTGCGCCAGCGCTATGCCCTGCTGCCCTACTGGTACACCCTGTTCTACAGCACCCACCTCTCCGGACATCCCGTCATGAG GCCCCTGTGGGTGGAGTATCCTGATGATGCCACAACGTTTTCCATGGATGACCAGTACCTTCTAG GCAGGGACATGCTGGTGCACCCCGTCACCGAGGAAGGGTCCAGGAGTGTGACCGCCTACCTGCCAGGGAAGGGAGAG GTCTGGTATGACGTCCACACATTCCAGAAACACAAGGGAGCCCAGAACCTCTATATCCCGGTCACCATGAGCTCG ATCCCTGTGTTCCAGAGAGGCGGCTCCATCATCCCCAGGAAAGACCGTGTGCGCAGGTCGTCCTCCTGCATGACCAACGACCCCTACACCCTGTACGTCGCACTCAGCCCGCAG AACACGGCCGAAGGAGAGCTCTTTGTGGACGACGGACACACTTTCAAGTACCAGACGGACAGCCAGTACATCCACAGAAAGTTCATCTTCGCCAACCAGTCCCTGACCTCTCA GAATGCTGATCCAAAAGGGCAGTTCTCCACCCCAGCTTGGCTGGAGAGGGTGGTGATCCTGGGCGCTCAGAAACCCAGTGCCGTCACGCTGCACGCGGCAG ATGGCAGCCAGTCCCCCCTGGAGTTTGACTTCGACGCCCACACGGCCGTGCTCACGCTCCGCAAGCCGGCGGTGAACGTGGGGGCGGACTGGACCATAGTCCTGCGGTAA